A stretch of the Duncaniella dubosii genome encodes the following:
- a CDS encoding TIGR02391 family protein, with translation MAIAYPPLSEGIIQGLAKIMGDTVDGLTGPDISRYLAQAQIEDYSPGITKWRRLFNAFAIYQNRKHCCNAILNFCKLYFQPTRFVNRDKLLFDSQRAEANRLLAFGGYEISESGGLRKCANIKTIPEAEERANSLKLELQARNTHQQIFQYCMPELLADDYFHAVDEAIKGLFERLRERSSIFGKDGAVLVDLVLSEKCPKLLINGFQTDSEISEHKGFGTMLKALYSMFRNPESHSPREKWPINKVDALDILGMVSLCHRKLDNAQRIS, from the coding sequence ATGGCAATAGCATATCCTCCACTAAGCGAAGGTATAATCCAAGGGCTGGCGAAAATCATGGGTGATACCGTAGATGGTCTAACGGGACCAGATATTTCTCGTTACTTGGCTCAAGCACAAATTGAAGACTATTCTCCCGGAATAACGAAATGGAGAAGGCTCTTCAATGCGTTTGCTATTTATCAGAACCGAAAACATTGTTGTAACGCCATTCTAAATTTTTGTAAGTTATATTTTCAACCTACCAGGTTCGTCAATAGAGATAAACTCCTCTTTGATTCACAACGTGCGGAAGCCAATCGGTTGTTGGCATTTGGAGGGTATGAAATTTCTGAAAGTGGAGGGTTGAGAAAATGTGCCAACATCAAAACAATACCCGAAGCGGAAGAGCGAGCCAATTCATTAAAACTTGAACTTCAAGCCAGAAACACTCATCAGCAAATTTTTCAATATTGCATGCCGGAGTTACTTGCAGATGACTATTTTCATGCAGTAGACGAAGCAATCAAAGGATTGTTTGAACGGCTAAGAGAAAGATCATCTATTTTTGGAAAGGATGGTGCTGTTCTAGTGGATCTTGTTCTTTCAGAGAAGTGTCCCAAACTCCTGATAAATGGATTCCAAACTGACTCCGAAATTTCTGAGCATAAAGGCTTTGGAACAATGCTTAAAGCACTTTACTCAATGTTTAGAAATCCTGAATCTCATTCTCCCAGAGAAAAGTGGCCAATCAATAAAGTAGATGCCTTGGACATATTAGGAATGGTCTCGCTCTGTCACAGGAAATTGGATAATGCTCAAAGAATATCTTAG
- a CDS encoding DUF5677 domain-containing protein, with amino-acid sequence MNTEKENILLQFMDSHPRHTKNIVTDAISSLIEKSVEMILLWRKENPNAEEADCISQCNLQMATCTAQSILSLAKGIHWGYHSTFLIDVHSCASLVRALYERAFIFRNIYVSTDNVLERDLLLYIWEIRGLNNRVNLKNVTESFRHIQLYDKNSVEELRRNLSDIVGCLDTTKSAREQISHAIKKNTSQLKGFKFVKDHERIIQFESISLEESPLYFFKDDNMRDCYTYLSLTSHPSYLGILQFGQRYKERDDEKELVHIYLSLTYHLLSELVLDFCKATTNAEKYYETLYPFTERYVIEKNNC; translated from the coding sequence ATGAATACAGAAAAAGAAAATATCCTCCTTCAATTCATGGATTCTCATCCCAGACATACAAAAAACATTGTAACAGACGCTATAAGTTCACTTATAGAAAAATCCGTTGAGATGATTTTGCTCTGGCGAAAAGAGAATCCTAACGCAGAAGAGGCAGATTGCATTTCTCAATGCAATCTGCAAATGGCAACATGCACAGCACAATCAATTTTATCTTTAGCAAAAGGAATTCATTGGGGATATCATAGTACATTTCTTATAGATGTACATTCCTGCGCCTCCTTAGTTCGGGCTCTTTATGAGCGAGCTTTTATATTTAGAAATATCTATGTTTCAACTGATAATGTATTGGAGCGTGATTTGTTGCTTTATATATGGGAGATTAGAGGCTTAAACAATCGTGTAAACCTGAAAAATGTTACGGAATCATTTCGCCACATCCAGCTTTATGATAAGAATTCGGTAGAAGAATTAAGACGGAATTTATCAGATATAGTTGGGTGTTTAGATACGACTAAATCCGCGAGAGAACAAATATCACATGCGATTAAAAAAAATACTTCCCAATTAAAAGGTTTTAAGTTTGTAAAAGATCATGAACGAATCATTCAATTTGAATCAATATCATTAGAAGAATCTCCTCTATACTTCTTTAAAGACGATAACATGAGAGATTGCTATACTTACTTGTCTCTAACATCTCATCCTTCATATTTAGGTATACTTCAATTCGGGCAACGATATAAAGAAAGAGATGACGAGAAAGAGTTAGTGCATATCTATCTATCATTAACATATCATTTATTGTCTGAACTCGTCCTCGATTTTTGCAAAGCCACGACAAATGCTGAAAAGTATTATGAAACCCTATATCCTTTTACAGAACGATATGTTATAGAAAAAAACAATTGTTGA
- a CDS encoding ATP-binding protein, translated as MEPFNNEAIISELSIFRIGEVISISGREVKIAVDKEKNLPHIFFYGQLIKNVSVGSYLKILNGFDMLIAKIETEFINQDNSQEAVNYEEQGHHIKRVLCTSLIGYMTTSGFVKGVKTLPLVGNEAYILNTKEFSSIHRFVQNDDELTIRLGTLSTDSQIIVSLGVQNLFSNHVGIFGNTGSGKSYTLAQIYHRLFELFRGNDNFKANSRFLFIDFNGEYSGDSVMTEGKKVYKLSTYTPINKIPMSQDSVMDLDTLCIFASATEKTQRPFISRALNLYHWLRDKGGNKDEMQNIFRAMLCKNIKAIFTMEDKSKVEPLLEYIVSIVPPKYDVDGFGVDLRESVSYHETHKYYYLPGDRESAYKRKLSDRDLEGNKNGEFVERTHYYTQALEYQIPDDFIRFFIDILYLQLVQDVKNSRAQNDHIHPAIEKLKSMVRNISMVLDFKEDVDFWDKSNIVVVDLRMANQDTKKMIPLLLCHSAYKQHTQNKDKATPYLNIVIDEAHNILSYQSTRESESWKDYRLEVFEEIIKEGRKFGVFMTIASQRPSDISSTIVSQLHNYFIHRLVNDEDLTKVAKTISYLDRISQESLPILPTGSCVVAGQVVEMPLIIQIDKMNDRHKPDNETLKLLDYWKA; from the coding sequence ATGGAACCATTTAACAACGAGGCTATCATATCCGAGCTGTCAATCTTTAGAATTGGCGAAGTCATTTCTATAAGCGGACGTGAGGTGAAAATTGCGGTTGACAAAGAAAAGAATCTCCCTCATATCTTTTTCTATGGGCAACTTATAAAGAATGTTTCAGTAGGTTCATACTTGAAGATTCTAAATGGTTTTGATATGCTCATTGCCAAAATAGAAACCGAATTTATTAATCAAGACAACTCTCAAGAAGCTGTAAACTATGAAGAACAAGGGCATCATATAAAACGAGTACTCTGTACGTCTCTCATAGGTTATATGACTACTTCTGGATTTGTCAAGGGCGTAAAGACTCTTCCTCTAGTAGGCAATGAGGCATATATTCTAAACACTAAAGAGTTTAGTTCGATTCATCGCTTTGTTCAGAACGATGACGAACTCACAATCAGGCTGGGAACATTATCCACTGATTCACAGATTATTGTTAGTCTAGGCGTTCAAAATCTATTTTCAAACCATGTTGGTATTTTTGGCAATACTGGGAGTGGTAAATCTTATACGCTGGCACAAATCTACCACAGGTTATTTGAACTCTTCAGAGGAAATGACAACTTCAAAGCCAACTCCCGATTCCTTTTTATAGATTTCAATGGGGAGTATTCAGGAGATTCCGTAATGACAGAGGGCAAGAAGGTCTATAAGTTGTCAACATATACACCTATAAATAAGATACCAATGAGTCAAGATTCGGTGATGGATCTGGACACTCTGTGTATTTTCGCGTCAGCTACCGAGAAGACTCAAAGACCATTCATATCAAGGGCACTCAATTTATATCATTGGCTTAGGGATAAGGGCGGTAATAAAGACGAAATGCAAAATATATTCCGAGCAATGCTTTGCAAAAATATAAAAGCAATCTTTACAATGGAGGACAAATCGAAAGTTGAACCTCTACTGGAATATATAGTATCAATTGTACCCCCGAAATATGATGTAGACGGATTTGGTGTAGACCTTAGGGAAAGTGTATCATATCATGAGACGCATAAATACTACTACCTTCCAGGAGATAGAGAGAGCGCTTATAAGAGGAAATTAAGCGACAGAGATCTTGAGGGAAATAAAAATGGTGAATTCGTTGAGCGTACTCATTATTATACTCAAGCTCTAGAATATCAAATTCCAGATGATTTTATTCGATTCTTCATTGACATCCTATATTTACAATTAGTACAAGATGTAAAAAATAGTCGCGCACAAAATGACCATATCCATCCCGCAATAGAAAAACTGAAAAGCATGGTCAGGAACATTTCTATGGTACTTGATTTCAAAGAGGATGTCGATTTTTGGGATAAGTCAAATATTGTGGTCGTTGACTTACGGATGGCAAATCAAGACACAAAAAAGATGATTCCTCTTCTTCTTTGCCATAGTGCATATAAGCAACATACTCAAAATAAAGATAAGGCTACTCCCTATCTTAATATAGTGATAGATGAGGCTCATAATATTCTATCGTATCAGTCCACGAGAGAAAGTGAAAGTTGGAAAGACTACCGTCTTGAAGTCTTTGAGGAAATAATCAAGGAAGGACGAAAGTTCGGTGTATTTATGACTATAGCAAGCCAGCGTCCATCTGACATTTCATCTACCATAGTATCTCAGCTTCATAATTACTTTATTCATCGATTGGTAAATGATGAAGATCTTACCAAGGTCGCAAAAACTATTTCGTATCTTGATAGAATTTCGCAAGAATCTCTCCCTATTCTGCCAACTGGATCATGTGTAGTGGCTGGTCAGGTCGTTGAAATGCCTCTCATAATACAAATTGACAAGATGAATGATCGGCATAAGCCTGACAATGAGACACTAAAATTGCTTGATTACTGGAAAGCATAA